tggctttgaaggtaaggtatccttgtaTCTAGTTTCCTTAAGACATtaacataaaactatgttgatatcttaagggggggcacctgtATCATTCCCATTGTACCATATTGTCATATGCTCTTGcgaatcatttttgcatgtcttaaatggggtgtccATTCCTAGAACCAGAGTaaaaactcttagagagagattcttcacactcaaaatgagacacaacatttgatatatgtcttagacgtgACTAACGTATCACTGAAAATAACAAAGTCTTAAATGGGATGGCCTTGAAACTAGACATGTATCTTCGCCATTTGGAATTTACAAATTTGCACACACAGAATCGCCCCATGGAATTTGCATtgacattacatgtcttaaataggttgaagcacactcaaagACAAAGACTCTTAAGCGAGGTTCTTTACACTTGAAACGAGATATCTCTTGCACACACACACGAGGAtaggtggaactagctaaaaacagcTAGACTATTCTTTCCCTCCTctccccatggatcacctagataaaaacatctaggggtgagttgCCCATTctttctctcatcattcttctcatggatcacccggataaacacatctagtgtgtattcatgttctctcttctttctctgatgaactcatagctttgctattgataATTCAtggatgatgattgcttttctcaTTTATGTGATCGTTTATGTGAATGAGATGACATTTgttgagaatgatattagttgttgagacattttgatatggaGGTCTCTTTGGTTAGTTGACTTGAGTTCTTacttttggtctttagcttttgggcCATGTGTGCTTTTGTGTCttttcctttgtttttattttgtctttatttatcttTTTACCTTTGTCTTGTGTTttatgcccttgcatatgtttcaggtgagttaagatcctaagattcgGGCCTTtgttcctcgaaattagtgatatcttatactccttgtgctTTTCATCTGTGCTCTTACTCTTCATCTCTTTCTTCTAATTTAtcgtgagtatttgtgtaagctcatactctcgctaaagtgggggctaaatgtagcatcctaaaattgcaccctttgtaattttgattgtattctagaccctcaccttatcggtctcttcccatgcttgatcgagacctttttatgcctcccctatgcaatCAAACCTCATTTTTCACCTTGCACCTTGTatggccaccttgatcctaccccaaaatagggcaggacaagggcatggtgccctgggaTCCCTTAAAGGGGGCCTATCTTGGCCCCTCTTCCTTGGACCTATCTATAATGTGAGCAGAAAATAAACATCTATGTCGGCCTATGccagaaaattaaatatttgacgATGGGTGTGTATATAAGGGGGTCTTTCCCTCTGAATTGGCATAAGAGAACATACGATCacattttaatataaataaataaaatatttaatttggtATAAATAAAATATCTTCCTCTTTTAGAAAAGTTTCaactattttaatataaaattatattttgactCTAATATAAAATGTTGATTGACAGTACTAAAGTATGAACAATATTTGATTCAATATTAGACTTGAAGATAAGCTAGATAAATATATAAACAATAAGAAATTTTGcgcatccaaaatttctataaaaaaaatattatagagcttggcccttgcttcatctatgtatacaaaaagaaaaagaaaatgtcaATGCTCTGTTACTCAATTTACATCTCCAAGATAGGTTAAATACACGAGGTAAAgaaatttccttttttttccaaatcGTTGGCGGCTCAAAACAATCAATATATTATTTCCTTTGAATTTGGTGATCCTTCCCATATAGTGTAACGATTCCACATTATCGAAAGAATGGCGAGAATAGTTTTCTTGAGTCTATAAGATTCTATATTTTGTATTGTCAATCTCTAATTTATAGATCGTTTTGTTCTTAAGATAAATTTAACATGTTCAAACACAAACCCAATGGGATTGAGATCTATACATAGTAAAATATAGGATTATTTAGTGTGGTCATGTTGATTAATCATTGGTATTAAATTAGTCTATGTAGCCAAATGTATTGTATATAGTAGTATCACAAATTATTCATCCTTGTTCCCAAAGATAAGAACTCATAACCTTCTATCAATTATGAATATAATTTAGATTTTTTGATATGACTACTTAttcaaataataattttatttgacATTAGTTGCATCAATATAATAAGCCTATATTTGTGTTGAAAAATTAAGTTCCTTAGATTTTAGTTAAAGTATTTGGGATGTATCATGTATAGCATTCAATCTGCTACTAATAATATAGTTTGAAACATGAACTACTTATTTCATGGTGTTTATGTGAGACCTTGAGTCTCTAGTTCCTTTATCTTATTTATGGATGGAGAATATTATAGTACGAAATTTCAAATCTATATTCAATACTCCTAAAAAAAAATTAGTGTTCCATTCATTAGATTTAAAAAAATTGATCGatgattttcttatttatttatttcacctctCTATTGCAACTGGATTAATGTTATTCTACCCTCAAAAATGACCTTTCGAGTAGAGAGATATATTCCATTCATTATTTACTTAGTAGTGTACGTGTATTTATTTCTTGTGGCAGTATAATTATAGTGTAACCCATATATTCATTCATATCCTTCACCTTTTAGAGTATTTTTATTAGAATTTGCATGCTAGAACCCTTTGGATTTTGGGAGGAATTATGTTTTTAAAAACATTGGATGATGTAGATGCTTTTTCATTTCTCATCCATTTGATATTTAgttctccatggtggaatccttttAGGAAAATTTAGAGTCACATTCATGCTAGCACGTTCTAGATTATACTAGCAACTATTAATACCAACCTTCCTTGCTATTAGTCAGGCTAAACCTTCTagttaataatatttataaaagaGTTATATATAGGTTATTTTCctcttgaatatatatttttaattttttaattcaataGCTACCTATGATGACTCTCTCCATCTCATTTCTTGCACATGTaacactcaccttctcatcgataGAATTAAAACTTCACTTTAGGATATCCATTATTAGAAGCAATAGATGGAAATCACACATAAGATGAATAATTGATCATGTTCACTTTACCCACAACAAATTTTTTTGGCCTACTACTTGTGTCATCTCTCACTTATCAATTCAATGCCAATCAAATATCACCTTATAGATGTTGTAACCTTTCCAACATCTATCCATTCTATTTTTCCCAATTGTTTATTCTTTAGAAATTTCTTTGAGTCTTCTAAGAACTTGCCCTTTCGATAAATTATAGGGATTGCAAAATGGACTAAAAAAAACGTCAACAACGTTGTTGTAAGGCAGCTACGCTAGCTAAATACTTACTTTCCACATAGAAAAAACATAAAGTGTCAACGCTCTGTTAGTCAAAACTTCTTGATCTACTATTTAGTCCATCTCTTATCTACTAGTTCAATCTCAATCAAAGCTCATCCTACAGATGCTATAACCTTTCTAACATCTAGATCCATTATCTTTTTCCTAATTCTTTATTCCTTAGAAAGTTCTTTGAATCTTCTATTACAATTACACAAATATTGTCAAatgattatataaataaaatatcttcCTCTTTTAGATAAATTTCTAccattttaatataaaattatattttgactCTAATGTAAAATTTTGATTGACAGTACAAAAGTATAAACAATATTTGATACAATATCACACTTGAAGATAAGCCAAATAAATCTATGAACAAAAAGAAATTTTGCTCATCCAAAATTTATATAAAAAGAATATTATATTATAGAGCTTGGCCCTTGCTACATCTATGTagagcaaaagaaaaaaaataaaatgtcaACGCTATATCAGTCAATTTACATCTAGAGAGATAAGTAAAATACACAGTAGGTAAGAAATTTTCCTTTTTAGCCAATTCGCTGGCGGCTCAGAATAATCAATATATTATTTCCTTTGAATTTGCTGATTCTACGTTACCAAAAGAATGAGGAGAATCCGTCTACGGTAGCTTCGATAACTATATGTCGTAGGGCTTACGTAGTCACCCCAACTTAATATAAAGAGCACCAACTCTGCAaacatataatattataataattaacgACTGCGTCAACATGAATTAGTCCCAACACAGAAACTATATTATAATTAATCAATTACGTCAACATGAATTAGTCCTCGCAGAGTAGTTAATTTTCCCGCTATATAATAGACATGTTATGGGATTGTAATACACAATTCGACTACACATTCATATCCCGAGCTTTTCTGTCTGATTCTTCTGTGTCTCTATTTATAATGGGTAACCGCATGATTTACTTCACGTTGGGACTTTTCCTATTGATATGTTGGTACAGTGATAATGTCATGGCAGCGGATTCCGATCCCTTGCAAGATTTCTGCGTCGCAGACAAGGAAAGCATGGGTGAGTACATAAGTTTTATTTGATTTGCTTATCAGGCGAGTTGCTCACAAATTAATTAAAATACAATGGTGTGATATGAGttgttgctaacaaattgattaaaACAGTTAAGGTGAACGGGTTCGTTTGCAAAGATCCCAAGGATGTTTCGGCAGAGGACTTCTTCTTCGGGGGACTTGGGCAGGCAGGGAACACCGACAATGCAGTGGGCTCCAATGTAACGATGGCCAATGTTATGCAGATACCGGGCCTCAACACCTTCGGAATATCGTTGGTCCGTATCGATTACGCAgtgggtggaataaatcctcctcacacGCACCCAAGAGCCACTGAAGTTCTTGTTTTACTGGAAGGCCAGcttcttgtgggtttcattgacaccaccaacaagtttttcagcaaaacgttggagaagggagatgtgtttgtgtttccaaaggcacttgtgcatttccagcagaatgtggggCATGAAAATGCGGTGGCCATAGCTGCATTGAGCAGCCAGCTTCCGGGAGCTCAGACAATCGCCAACTCTCTGTTTGCAGCGGATCCTCCTCTCCCAGATTCCGTATTGGCCAAGGCCTTCCGCATCACCCAAGAGCTTGCCGATTACATTCAGAAGAAATTTGCATAAGAATTTGCTTTTTTCTATTAAATAAAACAAACAAGCGGTCTGGTCTGGACAACGTGGGAAGACCGTCCTTCCCAATTCTTTTTCCTCACAGTTGAATAAAACTCTCTTTTTAGAGTTATTGCCGTCCTCTTGTGCTATTCATAGCATCCGTTTTTAACCCAGGCACTTCCCCTCCGTGAACATTGCTTGCAAATCTGCCATTGTTTCCTAACGATTTCCTTAGACGCTCTCTCATCCTCTCAACTTCCAAATTACAAAGCACTCTTATAATAGATGTCGATTTTATTATATTCTATTtgtttaaatattttgattttattttatatatccATGATTTTACTGCATCAATAAGTGAGACAACTTCCATAGCAAAGGGCATGCTCGTTTATGTGTTAATGAAAGATATTGTTTGCTCCTCATTTTCATTTTTTGTACTTAGAACTACATGTTTGAATACCTCATTTGATATATTTAGGTTGATAAACCTTCTATTTCTCTTTGCTAATAGAATTTATACTATCATATGACTCAATTATTGGACTCCAATATTCCTTTCTATTATTTTTTTGGTGAGAAACCTCCTATAAGCTCTTGTAGCTGAATCATCTCGGttcttcattaaaaaattaatggtATGATTATGAgccaattaaatatttttttgcatactttgtaatatatttaattaattcatgtacTGACAGAACGAATTACCAATCAATATTTCCTCGCCATCACTGGAGTATATAGCAATTGTGTGGCTACACTCTACCATTATTTCTCAATGGTGAAAATTCTatatcccccttttttttttatcttcataAACTCTTGATCCCTGCAAACTAAATGGCCATGGAACATTATACCTATATATCATTTAAGTATATATTTTTTGgtaaattaactaatttattcaagCAATACATTATTTATATTAATTGTTCAAACTAATGATATAAAATGCAACAATTACTTGAAGATCATCTTTGCCCGTTTTTTATGTGTATGGTGTTCAAAATCTTCTCATAGTCATTGTTAAATTTAGTCTATACAAGTTGTTTCATACTTTAAGAGATGGATGTAAAGAAAAATTATAGAATTCTCACAATGTAAATTTTGATTTATCAATTTgcaattttatattaataaaacgGGTACATAAGATTGTGCATATTTGTTTAAGTTCTAATATCTTCTCGATGGTTCCATGGATGAATAATTACTTCAAGATTCATTAGTTGATCTACAttaaaatcaaatcaatatcatccatatttgGTTCTCCATACATCCATGTGAATCCATACACATGTATTTATGGTGTATGTTGGCACTCATATATATTATAGTTTAATCCAGCTATGGCCACTGCATTTTCATGCCTCACATTCTGTTGGAAAAGAACAAGTGCCTTTGGTAACACAAACACATCTCCAATATAGAAGGCAAGACTATCAAAGGAGAATAGGAAACTAAGAAAATGTTGAGCGTGATTAAGAGAAGACATGATAACAATGAATTATTATCATAGTCAAACATCGATTTGTTAATATGTGAAAGGTTGCGATTAAAGATAGATGAAGGAAATAATTCCAAAGAGAGGAGACTTGTCTCCTTAGACACCCTTTGTCCTCATAGATTAAAGAGGGTCTCTActggggatattacagtggtatcagagcatgatctttCCAGCCTGTGAAATAAATAACATTCTAAAGATTGACCATGAGACCTAACCGAAGGCCTCAACATCCAAAGAGAAAGATTACCTATCATCAACCTAGAAAAAGGCATCGTAACCTCAAGTCTATATTGAGGAAAAGAAACTACTTGTACATAAATCGTATAGAACTATTAGCAAATCAAGAATTCCTACATCGCTTTCGTGATTTTACACATGGCAACAACATCTTCACAACAAGTCAATAGTAGAAAGAAGCCTTCTTGCAGAGAGAATTCTTGTCGTATACACCGATCTAGAAGCATCACACTCTTCCATCAAATGAGAATATTTCTATGAAGATAATATTCAAAATAGTATCATATATTCAATTttaaaaaggaaaaacaaaagtaGCTTGCACATGAAGGAACGATACCTTATATAGGTCAACATTATTCAAATTGAATAGTTGACATCAATATAAGGATGCATAGATCATTAATTGAAGTACATGAGAGTTAATACTGCACATGAGTAAAAGTTAGAATGATCAAGATGATTCAAGAAAAGGGTTCATCATAGAACATTTAGAGCCTTAAAGGGCTTACCTTAAAGAGGTTAGCAATGTGGTTACAACAACCAAGTAAGAGGGAAGCGAGAATGGAGGTTAGGCTAAGGGCCGCCAAGTAAatacttggtgtaggaatgactcAATAAAAAACCCATGCCTTCCCAAAGAGTATATGGGGAAGTAATAATGTGGATAGCAAACATGAGCTGCCAAGTAGAGCAAGAGGGTTGTCGAGAACAACCACTCTTATGCTTAGTGTAGAAATGGATAAAAATATGCTTCCCATTTCTTCCCAAGAAGGAGATGAGAATGGCATAAAGGTTGACCTGAGCCACCAAGTAGAGAAAGTAAGTCTCTTAGgtttggtgtagaaatggctccaAGCCTCCAGGAAAGTTCCCATTCCTTCTAAACATAGAGAAATGTAGAGGAATTATGGCACAAAGAAGGCAGTTCCTCTTGGGCATAAAGAAATGTAGAGGAATTATGGCGCAAAGAAGTCAGTTCCTCTCAAGATTAGGTACACTAGCTCAAGGAAGATAGCCCCCCTGAAGTGGACataatggctcaaggaagccattCCTTCTCGATTTGGGAAGTGGCTCAAAGAAagctaaccccccccccccccccccccacaaaaaaaagTTGGATAGAGATTGCTCAGGGAAGCCAACCTCCCTCAAGTAGATAGAAtggctcaaggaagctagtcctTCTCAAGTTGGGCCATGGCTCAAAGAAGCAAGTCCCTACCAAGTTGGAAAAAGATGGCTCAAGGGAGTCAGTCTCTCTCAAGTTGGACAAAAATTGGTTAAGGAAGCCAATCCATCTTAAGTTTCGGTAAAGGACTCAAGGAAGCCAATCCCTCCAAGTTGCAATAGATTCACTAGAAACTAAGTAGTAAATTTTGTAACATTTGTCATTACTTTAatttatatgattatatgtttggtaCTACTAATCTATGCGCAGGTTCATCCAAGAAGGAGGACAAGGAGAaattgctcgaggacaagcaaAATCAAAAGGGGCAGATTGTGATATCCCCGTATTGACCAATTTTGTGAAGTCTCTGAGAGACAAAATCACAGTTTTATTGTTTAAAATTTATCACTGAGGAAGTCCTCAATTAGAGAATATGAATCGATGATGGATAAAGTAAGTAGAAATAAATATACTTTTCATACGTTGAAATGAATAAGTGAAGACTACTGCATACAACTAGAATATGAGATACCATCCTattgatggtgttttgatgcattatcgaacacagaataaaataccaatggcACTCTATGCTCTCTTGATAAAAAAGACTCTTAGATGTTGAATATCTGTGAAGGATCacatgagatgactccaaggttcttttatgtcAAGTCTTGACTTGTCGAATAGCTTCAATGGTATTGATGTAATTTGTTGTACCTGCGAGGGGACTTATATGTTGAATACCTGAATGCTTGAATGATGCTAGAATGTAGGATTTCACTTGACttgattaaaaaaaagaagaaaaaggataggGCGTAGAAAGTTATTCTAactctaagaatgtaggagcaatgggtgatctttgatgaaactctaactaagttttgctttgacatgctatgaacatctccacaaggctagtgtgatcttctaaggatatCTTTGTGATTTTTAAATCATCTCTACAAGCATAGaaaccatcaagttgatgcatatcaatgaagaagcgataattgaagttaagctttagtTGAATGATTCGTGTCGACTACacagtatggatatacgaatttcaccattgatcacacAAAGTCTTTCATTCATTTAATTATCAATATCTaaaatgaagatccaacaagaaaccatgcaattatAGAAGAAACAACActttccaccataacttcaatggaaaggaagtttatttacaactttggcaacaatttctgcTTTCTCTTCCTATTCTACTCTAGTTGCTAACTTCTCTTGAACTACTAGCTATTGACTATTccccttacaaatgaagaagtgaggcCTTTTATAGTGATCTCATTACAATTCAGTGGAtcagattgatttgagatcaatggccaagattaaaagatagaaaccctaattagggtttgttgaacCCATTACAAAATATTTAATTCTTGACCTATGATAT
This region of Cryptomeria japonica unplaced genomic scaffold, Sugi_1.0 HiC_scaffold_46, whole genome shotgun sequence genomic DNA includes:
- the LOC131862545 gene encoding putative germin-like protein 2-3 codes for the protein MLWDCNTQFDYTFISRAFLSDSSVSLFIMGNRMIYFTLGLFLLICWYSDNVMAADSDPLQDFCVADKESMVKVNGFVCKDPKDVSAEDFFFGGLGQAGNTDNAVGSNVTMANVMQIPGLNTFGISLVRIDYAVGGINPPHTHPRATEVLVLLEGQLLVGFIDTTNKFFSKTLEKGDVFVFPKALVHFQQNVGHENAVAIAALSSQLPGAQTIANSLFAADPPLPDSVLAKAFRITQELADYIQKKFA